One Anaerobacillus alkaliphilus DNA window includes the following coding sequences:
- a CDS encoding ABC transporter transmembrane domain-containing protein, whose protein sequence is MKVFLDLMWFFKEEKRKYIWGILMLAFVSFLSLIPPYIVGVIVDHIEGNTLTSSILFTWGGVLVGVAVAVYIFRYFWRIMIFGASIRLARKLRNQLYEHFTKMSPNFYHKRRTGDLMAHSTNDIRAIEQTAGVGVLTLVDSLLMGSFVIITMAATISWKLTLIALIPMPIMAIATSYYGSLLHERFGKAQAAFSGLNDKVQESMSGIRVIKTFGYESDDVESFRRKSEDVVNKNISVARVDALFDPTISLVVSISYFLAIFFGAKYVVAGDLSIGELTSFTIYLGLLIWPMLAFGWLFNIVERGRASYNRVSSLLSVNADITDVNEPLEQQPVGDIQYKINSFAYSDKETVLKNVDFSLVKGETLGVVGRTGSGKTTLMKLFMRQFDIADGGIYFSKRDIKDYSLDALRKSIGYVPQDHFLFSATIADNIAFAKPNASMSDIIEAAKLASIHHDIVQLPDGYETIVGERGVTLSGGQKQRISIARALIANPEVLILDDSLSAVDAKTEEAILDALRELRHGKTTMITAHRLSAIKHANVIIVLEGGEIIQRGTHEELMAVDGWYKEMYEKQKLETLVEQGGSNDE, encoded by the coding sequence ATGAAAGTCTTTTTAGATTTAATGTGGTTCTTTAAGGAGGAGAAAAGGAAGTATATCTGGGGTATTCTCATGCTGGCATTTGTTTCCTTCCTTTCACTAATCCCCCCTTACATTGTTGGAGTCATTGTAGACCATATTGAAGGTAATACCTTGACGTCTTCGATATTATTTACTTGGGGTGGAGTCTTAGTAGGAGTTGCAGTAGCTGTTTATATTTTTCGTTATTTTTGGCGCATTATGATATTTGGTGCTTCTATTCGTCTAGCTAGGAAGCTTCGTAATCAGCTTTACGAGCATTTTACAAAAATGTCACCAAACTTTTATCACAAAAGACGAACAGGAGACCTTATGGCACATTCGACAAATGACATAAGGGCAATCGAGCAAACAGCTGGGGTTGGTGTTTTAACACTAGTAGACTCTTTATTAATGGGGAGTTTTGTTATTATTACCATGGCAGCAACAATCAGTTGGAAACTAACTCTAATTGCATTAATTCCAATGCCGATTATGGCAATTGCTACAAGTTATTATGGATCATTGCTTCATGAGCGATTTGGTAAAGCGCAGGCTGCTTTTTCAGGGTTGAATGATAAAGTTCAAGAGAGTATGTCTGGAATTCGTGTAATTAAGACGTTTGGCTATGAGAGTGATGATGTTGAGTCATTCAGAAGAAAATCAGAGGATGTAGTAAACAAAAATATTTCAGTTGCAAGAGTGGATGCTTTATTTGATCCGACGATTTCCCTAGTTGTTTCTATATCATATTTCTTAGCCATCTTTTTCGGAGCGAAGTACGTAGTTGCAGGCGATTTATCCATAGGAGAGTTAACGAGCTTTACGATTTACCTAGGTCTATTAATATGGCCAATGCTTGCTTTTGGCTGGCTCTTTAATATTGTCGAAAGAGGTCGTGCCTCATATAATCGCGTATCTTCATTATTAAGTGTTAATGCTGATATTACAGATGTAAACGAGCCACTTGAACAACAACCTGTAGGTGATATTCAATATAAAATTAATAGTTTTGCATATTCGGATAAAGAGACTGTTCTCAAAAATGTTGATTTTAGCTTAGTAAAAGGTGAAACCCTTGGTGTTGTAGGTCGTACTGGTAGTGGGAAAACTACTTTGATGAAATTGTTCATGCGACAATTTGACATTGCAGATGGAGGTATCTATTTCTCAAAACGAGATATTAAAGATTATTCACTAGATGCGCTGCGTAAATCAATAGGGTATGTGCCTCAAGATCATTTTCTCTTTTCCGCAACGATAGCCGATAATATCGCCTTTGCAAAACCTAATGCATCTATGTCAGATATTATTGAAGCGGCGAAGTTGGCTTCTATTCACCATGATATTGTTCAACTTCCTGATGGTTATGAAACGATCGTTGGGGAACGTGGGGTTACCCTTTCTGGTGGACAAAAACAAAGAATCTCGATTGCAAGGGCACTTATCGCGAATCCAGAAGTGCTAATTTTAGATGATAGCTTATCAGCAGTAGATGCAAAAACAGAAGAAGCGATTCTAGATGCATTACGAGAGTTACGTCACGGTAAGACGACAATGATTACGGCCCACCGCTTAAGTGCGATCAAACATGCAAATGTTATTATCGTGTTAGAAGGCGGAGAAATCATTCAAAGAGGAACTCATGAGGAGTTAATGGCTGTTGACGGGTGGTATAAGGAAATGTACGAAAAACAAAAGCTAGAAACATTAGTAGAGCAAGGAGGCTCAAACGATGAGTGA
- the mnmH gene encoding tRNA 2-selenouridine(34) synthase MnmH, with protein MYDNQFQIPKVDVLSWDPNKYVTVDVRSPGEYQEFSMPSSINLPIFDNDERSKVGTVYKQMGKEEAIRLGLDFFSKKIQGIFDLILNLRSSYSTKRIVIVCARGGMRSNSVVSTLNMLGIDCLQLDGGIRAYRENITTRLQTHAERLKFYYVLSGNTGTKKTDVLRRLKLEGYPVIDLEDLASHRGSAFGGIGLKSRSQKEFELLLVGELDRYYHSPYLLIESESKRIGNIVVPDFIMAGKRKGVRIELEYPFMERVQHLLETYQPNNNQNRIIEAFLIIKKRMQKHVGNEIHDLLLKRDYEKAFVMLLTHYYDPRYDHSMRQEHQEIVHVNFTDIYDAVAKVKQVIADKQIDCFRRMV; from the coding sequence ATGTATGATAATCAATTTCAAATTCCAAAAGTTGATGTTTTATCTTGGGATCCTAATAAATATGTAACAGTAGATGTACGCTCACCTGGAGAGTATCAGGAATTTTCTATGCCTTCTTCAATTAATCTACCAATTTTTGATAATGATGAACGTTCAAAAGTAGGGACAGTTTATAAGCAGATGGGGAAAGAAGAAGCAATTCGATTAGGTCTAGACTTTTTTTCAAAGAAAATTCAAGGAATTTTTGATTTAATCTTAAATCTTAGGTCTTCATACTCAACAAAAAGAATTGTGATAGTTTGTGCAAGAGGTGGAATGCGAAGTAATAGCGTTGTTTCGACTTTAAATATGCTAGGTATAGACTGCTTACAGTTGGATGGAGGTATAAGGGCTTACCGGGAAAATATCACGACAAGGTTACAAACGCATGCAGAAAGACTGAAATTCTATTATGTTTTATCTGGAAACACTGGAACAAAGAAAACGGATGTGTTACGGCGTTTGAAACTTGAAGGGTATCCAGTAATTGACCTTGAAGATTTAGCTAGTCATCGGGGTTCTGCCTTCGGTGGAATTGGCTTAAAAAGTAGAAGTCAAAAAGAATTTGAATTACTTTTGGTTGGTGAGTTAGATCGTTATTACCACAGTCCTTATTTGCTAATTGAATCTGAAAGTAAGCGAATTGGTAATATCGTTGTTCCTGATTTTATTATGGCTGGAAAGAGAAAAGGAGTTCGTATCGAATTAGAATATCCGTTTATGGAACGTGTACAACATTTATTAGAAACTTATCAACCAAATAACAATCAAAATAGAATTATTGAGGCGTTTTTAATTATTAAGAAGCGAATGCAAAAACATGTCGGTAATGAAATCCACGACCTACTCTTAAAACGTGATTATGAAAAAGCCTTTGTAATGTTACTTACCCACTACTATGACCCAAGGTATGATCATTCGATGCGGCAGGAGCATCAAGAAATTGTCCATGTGAATTTTACCGATATCTATGATGCAGTAGCTAAAGTAAAACAAGTGATAGCCGATAAGCAAATTGATTGCTTCCGAAGGATGGTTTAA
- a CDS encoding YneF family protein, giving the protein MWINILIGVLSLIAGVAIGFFIARKTMMNYLKKNPPINEKMLRVMMMQMGMNPSQKKITQMMKAMNNQMK; this is encoded by the coding sequence ATGTGGATTAATATTTTAATCGGCGTGCTTTCTTTAATTGCCGGTGTTGCGATTGGCTTTTTTATTGCCCGCAAAACAATGATGAACTATCTTAAGAAAAACCCACCTATTAATGAAAAGATGTTACGCGTGATGATGATGCAAATGGGTATGAACCCATCTCAAAAGAAAATCACACAAATGATGAAAGCAATGAACAATCAAATGAAATAA
- the sirA gene encoding sporulation inhibitor of replication protein SirA — protein MRHYYIYLLKPEIASNYFGKEWLIYQLFVEGETAKKDLRTIAQKQINYISGTIPTLQIKKNLDKALRIRNDFYVLKEHYYIDIKALESKAVLKDHGNMLTISASGSYQAETVFFEVLRQINPAFFAMDFENRNYGWLNPVKQVNYI, from the coding sequence ATGAGGCATTATTACATTTATTTATTGAAGCCTGAAATTGCTTCTAACTATTTTGGTAAAGAGTGGCTGATATATCAACTTTTTGTTGAAGGTGAAACTGCAAAAAAAGACCTAAGAACAATTGCTCAAAAGCAAATTAATTATATAAGTGGTACAATACCGACACTTCAAATTAAAAAAAATCTCGATAAAGCTTTAAGGATACGTAATGATTTTTACGTACTAAAAGAACATTATTACATAGACATTAAGGCATTGGAGAGTAAGGCTGTTTTAAAGGATCATGGAAATATGTTGACAATTTCAGCTAGTGGTAGTTACCAAGCGGAAACAGTCTTTTTTGAAGTATTACGTCAAATTAATCCTGCATTCTTTGCTATGGACTTTGAAAACCGTAACTACGGTTGGTTAAATCCAGTAAAACAGGTGAATTATATTTAA
- the tkt gene encoding transketolase: protein MTVHVDELAINTIRTLSIDSIEKANSGHPGMPMGAAPMAYALFAKYMNHNPSNPNWFNRDRFVLSAGHGSMLLYSLLHLSGYDLTLEDLQSFRQWGSRTPGHPEYGHTPGVDATTGPLGQGVAMAVGMAMAERHLAAKYNKEDLPVVDHYTYSICGDGDLMEGVSAEAASLAGHLKLGRLVVLYDSNDISLDGELNRSFSESVEDRYKAYGWQVIRVEQGNDITEINKAIELAKQDDRPTLIEVKTTIGYGSPNKGGKSASHGAPLGKDEVKLTKETYKWTYENEFHVPEEVTELFAAVKEAGIAKEFEWNELMRQYEEKYPELATELKQAINGDLPQGWDENLPVYEGGKDNVATRSSSGEALNALAKNVNQIFGGSADLASSNKTMLKGEGDFTRENYSGRNIWFGVREFAMGSALNGMALHGGVKVFGATFFVFSDYLRAAIRLAALMKLPVTYVFTHDSIAVGEDGPTHEPVEQLAALRAMPGISIIRPADSNETVAAWKLAVESKDQPTALVLSRQDLMTQEVTKELSYEGVKKGAYVISPAKGTIQGVLLASGSEVQLAVEAQKQLETENIFVSVVSMPSWDRFEKQSAEYKNSVIPQDVKARVGIEMGSSLGWHKYVGDKGAVIAIDQFGASAPGEKIMEEYGFTVANVIAKLKETLAK from the coding sequence ATGACGGTTCACGTTGATGAATTAGCAATTAATACGATACGTACATTATCAATTGACTCTATTGAAAAAGCAAACTCTGGTCACCCAGGGATGCCTATGGGTGCTGCTCCGATGGCTTATGCACTTTTTGCCAAGTATATGAATCATAACCCTAGTAATCCTAATTGGTTTAATAGAGACCGTTTTGTTTTATCAGCAGGACACGGTTCAATGCTTTTGTATAGTTTATTACATCTTTCTGGGTACGACCTTACTCTAGAAGATTTACAAAGCTTTCGCCAATGGGGGAGTAGAACTCCTGGACATCCTGAGTATGGTCATACTCCAGGTGTAGATGCGACAACTGGTCCTCTAGGACAAGGGGTGGCAATGGCTGTTGGGATGGCAATGGCTGAAAGACATTTAGCTGCAAAATATAATAAAGAAGATTTACCAGTGGTTGATCATTATACATATTCTATTTGTGGTGATGGTGATTTAATGGAAGGTGTGTCTGCGGAAGCTGCTTCTCTTGCAGGACATCTAAAGCTAGGTCGTTTAGTTGTGCTATATGATTCAAACGATATTTCACTTGATGGCGAATTAAATCGTTCATTTAGTGAAAGTGTTGAAGATCGATATAAGGCATATGGCTGGCAAGTCATCCGTGTTGAGCAAGGAAATGATATTACTGAAATAAATAAAGCTATTGAACTTGCGAAGCAAGATGACCGTCCAACATTAATTGAAGTAAAGACTACAATTGGTTATGGCTCTCCTAACAAAGGTGGAAAGTCTGCTTCTCACGGTGCTCCACTTGGTAAAGATGAAGTAAAACTTACGAAAGAAACATATAAGTGGACATATGAGAATGAGTTCCATGTACCAGAGGAAGTAACAGAGCTTTTTGCTGCTGTAAAAGAGGCAGGTATAGCAAAAGAATTCGAGTGGAACGAACTTATGCGCCAATATGAAGAAAAGTATCCGGAACTAGCTACTGAATTAAAGCAAGCTATTAACGGAGACCTTCCTCAAGGATGGGATGAGAATTTACCGGTATATGAAGGCGGGAAAGATAATGTAGCTACACGTTCTTCATCAGGGGAAGCATTAAACGCATTGGCAAAGAACGTTAACCAAATCTTTGGCGGTTCTGCTGACTTAGCTTCTTCCAATAAAACAATGCTTAAAGGTGAAGGTGACTTTACAAGAGAAAATTATAGCGGCCGAAATATTTGGTTTGGCGTAAGGGAATTCGCAATGGGATCTGCATTAAATGGAATGGCTCTTCACGGCGGGGTAAAAGTGTTTGGTGCAACCTTCTTTGTATTCTCAGATTACTTACGTGCAGCAATTCGGTTAGCAGCGTTAATGAAGTTACCGGTAACTTATGTATTTACACATGACAGTATTGCTGTGGGTGAAGACGGCCCAACGCATGAACCAGTTGAGCAATTAGCTGCGCTTCGTGCAATGCCGGGCATTTCTATCATCAGACCAGCTGATAGCAATGAAACAGTTGCTGCATGGAAACTTGCGGTAGAGAGTAAAGACCAGCCAACAGCCCTTGTTCTATCTCGTCAAGACTTAATGACTCAAGAAGTAACAAAAGAGTTGTCCTATGAAGGCGTGAAAAAAGGTGCTTATGTTATTTCACCAGCAAAGGGTACAATCCAAGGTGTGTTACTTGCATCTGGTTCAGAAGTACAGTTAGCTGTAGAAGCACAAAAACAACTAGAAACAGAAAATATCTTCGTTTCAGTTGTAAGTATGCCTAGTTGGGATCGCTTTGAAAAACAATCAGCTGAGTATAAAAACTCGGTAATCCCACAGGATGTGAAAGCTCGTGTAGGTATTGAGATGGGCTCATCATTAGGATGGCATAAATATGTAGGAGATAAAGGAGCAGTAATTGCAATTGACCAATTTGGTGCTTCAGCTCCTGGAGAGAAAATCATGGAAGAGTATGGTTTCACTGTTGCGAATGTTATTGCAAAACTTAAAGAAACATTAGCAAAATAA
- a CDS encoding DUF896 domain-containing protein, with product MLSSEKIKRINELSKKAKAGSITMEEKQEQQQLRQEYIQTFRSSFSSQLHSIKVVDEEGNDVTPDKLKESKQTIDRKLTH from the coding sequence ATGTTATCAAGTGAAAAAATAAAGCGGATTAACGAGCTTTCAAAAAAAGCAAAAGCAGGAAGTATTACAATGGAAGAAAAGCAAGAACAGCAGCAACTGCGACAGGAATACATTCAAACGTTTCGATCTTCATTTAGCAGTCAATTACATTCAATTAAAGTAGTTGATGAGGAAGGTAATGATGTAACACCGGATAAATTAAAAGAAAGTAAACAAACAATTGATCGTAAATTAACTCATTAG
- a CDS encoding YneB family resolvase-like protein, producing the protein MKAIIYCRVSTNKEAQSSSLSRQKEELIHLAEENGFPIYKVIEEKASGYEIEREGIFELLEDFKDKKAEVLLIQDDTRLGRGNTKIALVHQLVKYQVKIRTINDKGELKLSETDTLVLNIVSIVEEYQRKLHNIKIKRGMKKAIENGYNPSENLGDVHVGGRLKKEIPLEEIIRLKTMKLTFREIAATLRGFGYDVSKATVHRRYQEYINAEDTKVSPK; encoded by the coding sequence ATGAAGGCGATTATTTATTGTCGAGTAAGTACTAATAAAGAAGCACAATCTTCTTCTTTATCTAGACAGAAGGAAGAATTGATCCATTTAGCTGAAGAAAATGGCTTTCCTATCTATAAAGTAATAGAGGAAAAAGCTAGTGGTTACGAAATAGAGAGAGAAGGCATCTTTGAATTGTTAGAGGATTTTAAGGATAAAAAAGCAGAGGTATTACTAATTCAGGATGACACCAGATTAGGGAGGGGAAATACAAAGATAGCCCTCGTTCATCAGTTAGTAAAGTATCAAGTTAAAATTCGAACAATCAATGATAAAGGTGAGTTGAAACTGTCAGAAACTGATACTTTAGTTCTTAATATTGTTAGTATTGTAGAAGAATATCAAAGAAAGCTTCACAATATTAAAATTAAACGTGGAATGAAGAAGGCGATTGAAAATGGCTATAATCCCAGTGAAAACCTAGGTGATGTACATGTAGGAGGCCGTTTAAAGAAAGAAATTCCATTGGAGGAGATTATTCGCTTAAAAACGATGAAACTGACATTTAGAGAAATTGCAGCTACTCTAAGGGGCTTTGGGTATGACGTTTCGAAAGCTACTGTTCATCGTCGCTACCAGGAATATATAAACGCTGAGGATACAAAGGTCTCGCCAAAATAA
- the yneA gene encoding cell division suppressor protein YneA has translation MFKIQKISFQDISYVAIFVVLIIYLLMSVSVSAQPEFEELIEVEVLSGDTLWSIASKHTEGMSILSYITILKRENNLTSDHIYPGQILLVPQLKRKEEFVRNEGDYLLSSKY, from the coding sequence ATGTTTAAAATTCAAAAAATTTCATTTCAAGATATAAGCTATGTGGCTATATTTGTAGTGTTAATCATCTATCTTTTAATGTCTGTGAGTGTTTCTGCACAGCCTGAATTTGAAGAATTAATAGAAGTGGAAGTCTTATCTGGTGACACACTTTGGTCTATAGCAAGTAAACATACAGAAGGAATGTCTATCCTTTCCTACATAACTATATTAAAGAGAGAAAACAATCTTACGAGTGATCATATCTATCCTGGTCAAATTCTTCTTGTTCCTCAGTTAAAAAGAAAGGAGGAATTCGTTAGAAATGAAGGCGATTATTTATTGTCGAGTAAGTACTAA
- the lexA gene encoding transcriptional repressor LexA produces MNKVSKRQQEILDYIKDEVRKKGYPPSVREIGEAVGLASSSTVHGHLSRLEKKGFIRRDPTKPRAIEILDLKLDEFEPTSPNTTYAPIIGKVTAGEPITAYENIEDYLPLPEKFVGDDKVFVLVIQGDSMIEAGIFDKDMVIVRQQQTANNGDIVVAMTEEDEATVKRFFKEKDFIRLQPENSSMEPIILQNCAILGKVIGVFRSVH; encoded by the coding sequence ATGAATAAGGTATCGAAGCGTCAGCAAGAAATACTAGATTACATAAAAGATGAAGTTCGCAAAAAGGGATATCCACCATCGGTGCGAGAAATTGGTGAAGCAGTAGGATTAGCATCTAGCTCCACTGTTCACGGACACTTATCTCGACTCGAGAAAAAGGGGTTTATTCGAAGAGACCCCACAAAACCAAGAGCAATTGAGATATTAGATTTAAAATTAGATGAATTTGAACCTACTTCTCCGAATACTACCTATGCTCCGATTATCGGTAAAGTTACTGCCGGTGAGCCTATAACTGCCTACGAAAATATAGAAGATTATCTGCCACTTCCAGAGAAATTCGTTGGCGATGACAAAGTGTTCGTCCTTGTCATTCAAGGTGATAGTATGATTGAAGCCGGTATCTTTGATAAAGATATGGTTATCGTAAGACAGCAACAAACTGCCAACAATGGTGATATCGTTGTAGCTATGACAGAAGAAGATGAGGCGACGGTTAAACGCTTTTTCAAAGAGAAAGACTTTATTAGACTTCAGCCTGAGAATTCTTCAATGGAACCTATTATTCTACAAAACTGCGCAATCTTAGGAAAAGTTATTGGTGTTTTTCGTTCAGTACATTAA
- a CDS encoding HD-GYP domain-containing protein, producing MSLDINLFIKKLWMICIGSSISLTAIYTIWVGSFDIIYYQLLSIMLLGYLPFTLIYRKFSPMIQRYLLFINMCVVIVALTWFTPFANQIAVIFLPLFATLFKNRNVFYGTSVASILIHFSLNSMAGYYDQRFLFEIVTELSYIICYIVVLGVFVNMIVDSSKQAYMFDKTVKTLILAIETKDMYTRGHSIRVSDYAMIIGSNMKKKGYKVDLDLLRISSLIHDIGKVYIPNDILTKNGKLTLEEYKTIQKHSEFGANLAKELEYPNEIVSDILYHHERYDGKGYPRGISQDDIPLHSRIIALADTFDAITTTRSYRNAFTLEEAKDIIIEAMNTQFDPILHEVFLEIYPSLVTYYHQNVSLEAKNEISYLEVMNKR from the coding sequence ATGAGTCTAGACATAAATCTGTTTATAAAGAAGCTATGGATGATTTGTATCGGAAGTTCCATTAGTTTAACAGCCATATATACCATTTGGGTTGGCTCTTTTGATATCATTTATTATCAGTTACTAAGTATTATGTTACTTGGGTATTTACCATTCACTCTCATCTATCGCAAATTTTCACCGATGATACAAAGGTATCTCCTCTTTATAAATATGTGCGTAGTGATTGTTGCTCTGACATGGTTTACTCCTTTCGCTAACCAGATTGCAGTTATTTTCTTACCGTTATTTGCTACGCTATTTAAAAATCGTAACGTTTTTTATGGAACCAGTGTTGCTTCAATTTTGATCCACTTTAGTTTAAATTCTATGGCTGGCTATTATGATCAACGTTTTTTATTTGAAATCGTCACTGAGCTTTCGTACATTATTTGTTATATTGTCGTTCTCGGTGTTTTTGTAAATATGATTGTAGATAGTTCTAAGCAAGCGTACATGTTTGATAAGACAGTGAAAACCCTTATATTAGCAATCGAAACAAAAGATATGTATACACGAGGTCATTCAATTCGTGTATCTGATTACGCAATGATTATTGGTAGTAACATGAAGAAAAAAGGCTATAAAGTAGATTTAGATTTATTGCGAATTAGTTCTCTTATTCATGATATCGGAAAAGTATATATTCCTAATGATATACTAACGAAAAATGGAAAGCTTACTTTGGAAGAGTATAAAACGATTCAAAAACACTCTGAATTCGGTGCTAATTTAGCAAAAGAACTAGAATATCCAAACGAAATTGTCAGTGATATATTGTATCACCATGAAAGGTACGATGGAAAAGGCTATCCAAGGGGGATTAGTCAAGATGACATTCCGTTACATTCAAGAATTATTGCACTTGCCGATACCTTTGATGCAATTACTACTACTCGATCCTATAGAAATGCTTTTACATTAGAAGAAGCCAAGGATATCATTATCGAGGCTATGAATACACAGTTTGACCCTATTTTACATGAGGTTTTTCTTGAAATTTATCCGTCACTAGTTACTTACTATCATCAGAATGTTTCATTAGAAGCAAAGAATGAAATTAGTTATTTAGAAGTCATGAATAAAAGATAG
- the hemG gene encoding protoporphyrinogen oxidase — MKTILVVGGGITGLSAVYELQKWKREKQSDTRLILVEAGEKLGGKIKTIRNNGYVMETGADSIVARKGLNMSVIKELGLENEIVYNATGRSFLYGDGTLKAIPADTIFGIPTSVESLAKTSLVSPEGKVDALKDLYLRNETFTKNDSIGDFLEYFLGKEMVEKQIGPVLSGVYSGDIKELTISSTLPYLIDYKEQYGSIIRGFEANKEKFQSGSGKKFFSFKNGMDSIIDAYESHLQEVEILKNQRITNITKNNERYCAHLVNGEMLEVDSIILSIPHASAQALFSDEKIKEDFSKLKNSSLISIYLGFDVPDSVLPADGTGFITINTDELSCNACTWTSRKWLHTSESGNLLVRLFYKSSHPTFQTLKQMDVTDQLTIALNDIQKSLGITAKPVTYEITDWVENMPNYEIVHPKVVGTLESDFKENYPGVLLAGCSYYGVGIPDCIENGQEIAKQLIGSLSDS, encoded by the coding sequence ATGAAAACAATTTTAGTTGTGGGCGGTGGAATTACAGGTTTGTCTGCTGTGTATGAGCTACAAAAGTGGAAACGAGAAAAGCAATCAGATACTCGTTTAATCCTAGTTGAGGCGGGAGAAAAGCTTGGGGGTAAGATAAAAACAATCAGAAATAATGGATATGTTATGGAAACAGGTGCAGATTCCATTGTTGCCAGAAAAGGTTTAAATATGTCTGTGATTAAAGAGCTTGGTCTAGAAAATGAAATTGTTTACAACGCAACTGGTCGGTCGTTTCTATATGGAGATGGAACGTTGAAAGCAATACCTGCCGATACGATCTTCGGTATACCTACTAGTGTTGAGTCCTTAGCTAAGACGTCACTTGTATCACCTGAGGGGAAAGTTGATGCGTTAAAAGATCTTTATTTGAGGAACGAGACTTTTACAAAAAATGATTCGATAGGTGACTTTCTCGAATATTTTCTTGGTAAGGAAATGGTTGAGAAACAAATTGGGCCTGTATTGTCGGGTGTGTATTCTGGAGATATTAAAGAATTAACAATTTCCTCCACGCTCCCTTACCTCATCGACTATAAAGAGCAATACGGAAGTATCATAAGAGGTTTTGAAGCAAATAAGGAAAAATTCCAAAGTGGAAGTGGTAAAAAGTTCTTTTCTTTTAAAAATGGGATGGATTCAATCATTGACGCATACGAGAGCCACTTGCAAGAGGTAGAAATTCTAAAAAATCAACGGATAACTAATATAACTAAAAATAATGAACGTTATTGCGCTCATTTAGTAAATGGAGAAATGTTAGAGGTTGACTCTATAATTTTAAGTATCCCACATGCGTCAGCGCAAGCATTATTTTCCGATGAAAAAATTAAAGAAGATTTTTCTAAATTGAAAAACAGTTCGTTAATTAGTATCTATCTAGGGTTTGATGTTCCAGATAGTGTATTGCCAGCGGATGGTACCGGTTTTATTACTATTAATACAGATGAGTTATCATGCAATGCTTGTACATGGACGAGTCGTAAATGGCTACATACTTCTGAAAGTGGTAATTTACTAGTGCGTCTGTTTTATAAAAGTAGCCATCCTACTTTTCAAACATTAAAGCAGATGGACGTGACAGACCAACTGACCATAGCGCTTAATGATATACAAAAAAGTCTAGGAATTACTGCTAAACCAGTTACATACGAAATAACTGATTGGGTCGAAAATATGCCAAACTATGAAATTGTACATCCTAAGGTTGTTGGAACTTTAGAGAGTGACTTTAAGGAAAATTATCCAGGTGTTCTATTAGCAGGATGCTCGTATTATGGTGTGGGAATTCCTGATTGCATTGAAAATGGACAAGAGATTGCGAAACAACTGATTGGGAGCCTATCAGATAGCTAA